GCCTGTGGGGAGTATCTCTCTTATCCTCCTtgtttatccccattttacgAAGCCTAAAGTGAGAAGCCTAAAGTGAGAGGAACTTGCTGCAGCGGGTTAAGTGTCGGAACTGGAATTTGAGTCTGGGAGATGGGTCTTCAGCCAGGGCCCGTGGGCCCCAAGGATAGCTGACCAGAGATGCTGCCTGACGAACGTTCGGCTttcagcagagggagggagctcCCTTGGAACCAGTCCTGTCCcagctctcctccctcctgctctgaccTACCAGTCTTCACCAGAGGACCAGGGAGCCATGGCTACTCCCTGAGGGAAGGCGGAGGGAAGATCATCTGATTTATCTGGAGGGTCTAGCTGAAGGTGTCCCAGGTCAAGATCTTAAATTAGAGCTAATTCCCCACGGCATGGGTCCATACCACTCGGTTGTGCTAGATCATCTGAGGTCCCcacaaatacatgtttaaaaagactgttacatattttaataatagttctaaggaaaaataatctcttttttcctccaattATTAcaagaatatattcatttaatttactCTGATATGCAAAACATGGCATCATATATATACACCTTGCGTTTCTTGGCTTTAAGGGTaagcgtcttttcatgtgtcttttaaaaccttgttctgattttttttaattttaaaaattaatagacttCATCTTTTAAGGACAGTTTTAGGTTTATGGAGAAATGAGGGGAGAGTACAGAGAGCTCCCATGTAGCATTCACCCCCAGCCTCCCATCTGCTTTGGCCTGCGTTTAgcatcttgcattagtgtgggATGTTGTTACAGTTGACGAGCCAGTATTAATacgtcattatttttattttatttttttaaagattttatttatttatttgacagagagaccacaagtaggcagagagtcaggcagagggagaaggggaagcaggctccctgctgagcagagagcccagtgcagggctcgatcccaagaccctcagatcatgacctgagccgaacgactgagccacccaggtgccccttaatacgTAATTATTAACTGAAGTTCAGAGTTGACATTAGGATTCCTCTTGGTGTTctgcattctgtgggtttggacaagtgTATAATGATACGTATCTGCCATTACAGTATCAAACAGAATCGTTCACTGCCCTGAGCATCCTCTGCGTCCCACCTGctcatcccttcttcccttccatcaAACCCTGCAACCActcatctccatagttttgccttttccagaaagtcatgTAGTTGGAATTATACAGGATGTAGTCTTTTCAGCCTTGCTTCTTCCACTTAGTCGTATGCACTGAAGGTTCTTCCAGGCCTTCTAGCGGCTTCATGGGTCATTTGGTTCTAGTGCTGGCTGATACTCTGCTGTCTGGATGGACAACAGCTtctccattcacctgctgaaggccattttggctgctcccaagttttagcaattatgatgaaagctgctacaaacatccatgggcaggtttttgtgtgagtGTAAGGTTTTGGCTTATTGGGTAATGATATAGCAACCCATCCGTCccatacctttttttctttctacgcTTTGAAAGTTGTAAGATACACACAACATACAGTTTATCATTGCAACagtttttaagtgtgcagtttaGTGGCACCGAGCCCATTCACGCTGTCGTGCACACAGCTCCCTTTTAAAGTGACcatattccaggggcgcctggctggctcagttggaagagcatgcagctcttgatctcagggtcatgagttcaagccccacattgggtgtaaagattactcaaataaataaacaaacttaaaaaaaaaaggagagagaaaaacttaaaaaaagaaaaaagtaagtattACAGCAAACCCCAGTTACCCAAGGATGGGGAGGAAGTAAGGGTGTGAGAGGTCCCCACACGGCACAGCAGGTGACAGACGGTGGCTTGGGAAACTTGTAGCTAAAACAGTGGACTCAGTACCAGATTCTTCCTGAAAAGTTCAATGTGTTTAACACCTTGGGTACGCTTCTCCAAAGCCTTCTCTTTCATGGCCCCAAACATGCATTTTTAGAGCCTATTTGTGGCATTtccatgctctttctttccctaGGCCCCTTTATGGGTTGTTTTTGAAAAGGAGCTTTGGAAATAGTCACTTTCCTATAACTTTCCGCCGCCTCTCCATTTACCTGCCTGGAAAGCAGCGCGCTCATCCCATTGAGCATTATGAGCTTGGGGAGCTCAGAGGAGGTGCGGGTCTGCACATGTGGCAGAATGGAGGAGGTGAGGGGTGCTTCACGCTCTCGCACGTGGACCCTCAGGATGGCAAGGAGGGGTGTGCCTCGCATGAGTCTTGCCAACCATGTGGTCTTCCCAGAGCCTTGCCTGACGTGCCTGCCTTCTCCACcttgtgcttcagtttccccattagGCCAGTGGGGATAATAGGACCTGCTACTGCCTTGATTCAGAGTGAGAAAAATTAGTGGCGGCCTTTTGAGGTTTCCCTGAGAAAAGTACCATCTCCCTGGGGGAAGGTGTTAGTTGGCTCATTATCTTGCCGGCAGGGATCAGCTGCTCCTAAAAGGCGTTGGTTTTGCTGTGATCACAGAACAGGCTTCAGGGAGAGCAAAATAATCATCATGGCAGGTGTGTCAGAAATGTAGCACTCTTTCTGGAATTTCTGCTTTGAAGCCCCGTGCTTCCCTGAGGCGCTCTGGgctgcttttctccttccccaaggGTGGGCTGATTTCAGGGGGCATGTGCTCAGCCCTTAGCTCCCCAAGCAGGACCCCCAGGACCAACTGGGGTTTGTCTGGGGCTCTGGTATTCACTTGGGGGCGTGGGAGCCCTGTAGGCTTCCTCAGTCCTGCTTGCCTGGACGCGCACAGTGGGCTGTTTTGCTGTCCTGGCCCCTCACCTGATTCCCCCAGCGAGTGGGGTCCAGGTCACCCCTCCACCCAACTCCCCCTGAAGCCAACTGACAGGTCTCCTCCTTCgcctcccacctctcctctttCCACCTCCTCCCAACTCAGGGACCATCATAACTGAGGACTGGGAGATGGATTTCCTCCTTGGGGTTTAGGCTCTGGAATCCGGAAGACTTTACTCTGTTTCTGCCGTAGCAACTCCAGTGGGAGGCCTACCCATCTCTCCCTGCACTTGTAGGAGCCAGCTTCGGGCAGCACTTCAGGCCTGATGGCACTCTGAGATCCCCAGAGCTGCCTGCTGTGTGCCCGTGGCCAGCTGCAACACCAACATCGCACTGCTCTCAGGAGGGCTCTTGGCATATGACAGCTCCTTTCCTATGTGGGGTCAGTGAGATGCGTGTTCTGTGTGGTCTCTCATCATTCCCCCTCGGGCTCAATTTCTACCTGCCCCATGATACACACTTTGTAGCTTCCCTcatctcatctttctctctcccttatgAGTGTTTTTGGGGATCACCTCCCAAATAGAATCCTTGTGATGACATCGTTTTTAGGGGAACCCAGCATGAGACAGCATCTCTTCCCAGAAACAATGACTGGGTTCTGCAGACTGATGGGTAGGAGAGAAGAGAGGTTGGGGGAGGATTCACTAGTTAATAGTTCAAAATATCAAGGTGTATTTTGGAAACCCAAATAAATGGAGCGCTTATTCTGTGTCTGGTGCCATGCTCAGTGTTCCCACAGACTGTTTCAGGAGAGCTCCCTGTAGCTCCGCCCAAGTGACCTGCTCTCAGAGATGAGGGATCTGGGTCTGAGGGATATCCACCGGCAGTGAGTAGGGACAGGAACTCAGTCCGATGGCTCCTTTGGGAAGCATCTCGAAATTCTTTAGCTAGTAGAAAGGACACAGTGCCTTGAGATAAGCCGTTGTCTTTCCTCAATGTCAGTCAGCTCTGAGGAATTCCAGTACTCTCTTCTGATCTctgaatatttttgtctttaaatcttcccttaaaaaattataacctGTCCAGTGTTTTGAGGCAGGTGGCATGGTGGCATGAAATCCATAATGTTAGATCTGTGAGGGACAGAGAATGGGAGAGTTGGtttcaggattaaaaaaagacTGGCTTGGggcatttgctgatttctgtggtgtGATACCCCCACCATGGCCAGTCCCAGGTTATGAATGTGCCATCACTGAACCCGAAGTCAGGACAATGTTGGGATGTGGAGTACCTCACCATCACGTGGCATCTCCGTCATGCTGACGCAGTCAGCATCAGGGGCCCCCAGAGCACCAGTAACGGGAAGATGAAATAGAATAATTAGCAAGTGATGAGCTCTAAGTATTTAGAACCTTtgttattgaggtaaaattcacatagcATCAGACTCAACATTTTAACTGTCTTAAAGGGGACATCTTGGCAGCATTCAGGCACGTTCATGTtggcctgtgccttcggctcagctggtgatctcggggccctgggaacgagccccatcTCAGGCcccttcctcagcggggagcctgcttctccctctgcctgccgctctcccttctcttgtctgtcaaataaataaataaaatctttaaaaaaataaaagttggtataaaattagatttaaaaagttagtataaaatcacacaaaatgctatttatatagttatttttcttaaagatacatTTAAATGTGTTAACAGTGccaagtttttattattatttttttttaggctttCAGCATAGAAATTTTACTTCAAAGGCACACATTTAACATTGTAATATTTACCTTtggttatattttctttctactttttaaaaaattatttttattatgttagtcatctTACAGtgcgtcattagtttttgatgtaaaaaatttttttagttgcttgtgcttttgctgTCATATCTGAGAATTCATTACCAagcccaaggtcatgaagatttactcctatattttcttctaagagttttgtagttttagctcttacatttaggtctttgatcaattttgagttaatttttgtatatgaagtGAGATAGGGATTTCAACATtgttttgcatgtgaatatccagttgtaTACCTTTGTCTTTAATATaacttaaaagtttatataattgAACTCTTAATTATGGCCATGTTTAACAACTGGCTTGCAAAATTCTGGAAAATCAGCTCTCATGAGCCAGCGTGAGCTGGGATGAACCAATAGGAGCCGGTTCCCTCCTGCCACTACTCCTACCTTACCCAGCTTGCAGCAAAAGGCTGCCGTATGTATTGGTTTTCTGAAGGAGCCGAGCTGGGGGACAATCGAGGCGTGCTTATGGAGCTCTTAGGGAATGGATATCTGAGCAGGAAGCACCTGGAGACCCCCATTCCTGCAACCACGGGCCTGTCCTGCCTCTTGCCgttgtatttgtctttccctcccATGGTTTGAGGACCATGCCTAGGTCTCTCTTGCTGTCTTGCCTCACATTGTCcagctcttccctctggctgAGAGGGAATTGATTGTGTCCCAGTTGGCTCTGGAGGGGTTTTGGAAGCCCCACCTTTGAGCAGAGACCCAAGTGTGATTCTGAGTTTCAGGAAGTGCTCCTTGTCCTAGTGGGTTAACCAGATAAAATACAGGCTGCCATTACATGTGGATTTCAGGTAAATAGTACATAATTTTTAGTACAAGCATGACCTGTGCAAGATTGGGATGTGTGTATACTAAAGAATGCTGAATCTGTTAGGCTTCCCTTCAGGTCAGTTTTCTTCCTTATTGCCTTCATCCAACAGCAGAAGCTAAGAACTCCAGAGTGAAAAGGTCCTAGGGAGGTGTtgattctctgcccattttacagatatggaaactgagtcCCGGCATGGAATCACTGTGGACTTTGAGGACTTGCTAAGCGACAcgacttttctttttcatgaaggCAGCACATTTTCTAGGTGTCCCCTCTGCACAGACCATTGTGCTGGGTGTTGGGGGATGACAGTAGCAAGCCTACAGTGTGTAGAGGGCAAGGGTCAAGAGTTCCTGTAAGGCATGTGGAAGAAGAGGCAGGATTCAGACAGACTTGGGTCCAGACCCTGCTTTGCTTTGTATTAGCTGCATGTCAAGTctcttctctctgagcctctgtctccCCTTTAATAATGTGGGGATAGCTCCTTCTGTGGGGGGATTGTTACCAGGCTCCAGTGGTGTGATAAAATGCCAGATGGGGGCCGGGAAGGGTTTACTATATGATGAGAGAAGAGAGGTGCCCGCGGTAAAGTTTGGTTGTTGCCCACAGGTCGCCAGGcatcctgagccacccagatgatgCAGGATGGAGGTGCCAGGACTCACTCGCCCTGCCTCGCCTGCCAGGGACCAGCCAGCTACCGCTCCTGGACACACAGGAGCCCCCGGTGGGCAGGTCTCACCTCACCTGACCCTAAGCCCTGTCATTCTGCCCCCGGAGCAGGGTCTGGCCCCTACAGTGTTCCTGAAGGCCTTGCCCATCCCATTGTACCACACAGTGCCTCCAGGGGGCCTCCAGCCATGTGCCCCCCTAGTGACACGCAGCTTGGATGGGGGCGGTGCACCCTTTCTTCTCAGCCCCCTGCTGCGGCCTGAAGGACCTGGCCCTGCCCAGGTGGGGAAGCCGGCACTTGTGTGCCCGGCACTTACCGTGAACATCGTGGGTACTCTGCCTGTCCTGTCGCCAGGCCTGGGGCCCACGCTGGGGAGCCCGGGCAAGGTACGGAATGCCGGCAAGTACCTTTGCCCACACTGTGGCCGGGATTGCCTGAAGCCCAGTGTTTTGGAGAAGCACATCCGGTCCCACACGGGTGAGAGGCCCTTTCCATGTGCCACCTGTGGCATTGCCTTTAAGACCCAGAGCAACCTGTATAAGCACAGACGCACCCAGACCCACCTCAACCACTCTAGGCTGTCCTCAGAGTCCGATGGAGGTGGGGGCagcctcctggaggagggggacAAGGCTGGAGAGAGCTCCAGAGCAGACGTCCTGGGGGACAGCAGCAGCCAGAGAGTGGGTGATGGGGCCCGATCAGAGAGACCCCTTTCTCCAGGCACCCAGGATGCTGGGCGCTGCCTGGTGCCTGCCATGCACCTGTCTTCTGTTGCCAAGACCTTGGGTCTGAAGTTGGAAGCTGTTCCCTGTCCAGGGTCCACATTTGCTGACAGAGAGACCCCTGTGGACTCTGCCCACACGGCCTCCCCTGGGCTCGCCCTGCCTGGCTCCCAGCCGAGGTGGAAGCTGCCAGAGCAGACGTCCCCGACTGCCGGCCGGCTGTGCTCCCTACAGCAGCAGCAGGCAGCCACGTCTTCGGAGAAGCCCTGGGACACTAAGGCCTTAGAGGGCCGGCTGCGGAAGTGTGAGAGCACTGACTCGGGCTACCTGTCCCGCTCTGATAGTGCAGAGCAGCCGCCGGCCCCTGGCAGCCCCCTGCGCGGCCTGTTGGAGCACAGTGCCGAGTCTGAGGGCGAGGTGGCACTGGGGCCTGGGGGGCCCGGCCTGCAGCTGGAGAAGAAGAAGCTAGAGGAGCGCATCGCCTGGCTCATCTCTCACAATCAGGCTGTGGTGGACGATTCCCAGCTGGACAACGTGCGGCCCCGCAAGACAGTCCTGTGCAAGCAAGGCAGTATTGACCTCCCTATGCCCTACACCTACAAAGATTCCTTCCACTTTGACATCCGGGCGCTGCAGCCTGGCCGGAGGAAGCCCGCTACCCTCAGCTCGGCCCGTTCTACCTTTACCCCCCCGGACAAGGCGCCGCCGCTCTTCTTTCGCTCGGTCCCCACTCAGCTCTCCACCACTGTGGCATGTGTGCCCGTCACCAGGAGCAACTCACTGCCTTTTGTCGAGGGCACCAGGACATGGCAGGAGCCCCCGGACCCCCAGGATGCCTGCCCCAGGAGGCAGAAGCCTCTGAGCCCCAGGCCCGCCCCCGCCCGACTGGTGGATGTCCCCAGCAGCCACCCCCGGGCCCTGGTGAGACAGGCTGCTGTGGAGGACCTGCCATGTCCCCCTACTGGAGACAGCCTGGTGCCTGCAGAGGACCTGGATGGAAACAGAgctgctgctggggagggggcagccagcAAGGGCAGAGCAGCCAGTAAGAAATGCAGCCAGAGGAAGCTGAAGATGTTCTCCCAGGACAAGTGGCAGGTGTATGGGAATGAGACGTTCAAGAGAATCtaccagaaaatgaaaaccagcTGCCATGGAGGCAAGAAGGCAAGGGAGATGACCATGGGTAGTGGGACAGAGCTGGACCTTCCTCTCCAGGAAGAGTTAGCAGGAAATGAGGGCACAGTACTGTCCCAGGACAGGAGGAGCCCTGTTCATGGAGACACATCTGTGGGGGCCAAACCAGGG
The window above is part of the Lutra lutra chromosome 9, mLutLut1.2, whole genome shotgun sequence genome. Proteins encoded here:
- the ZNF831 gene encoding zinc finger protein 831 isoform X2 produces the protein MEVPGLTRPASPARDQPATAPGHTGAPGGQVSPHLTLSPVILPPEQGLAPTVFLKALPIPLYHTVPPGGLQPCAPLVTRSLDGGGAPFLLSPLLRPEGPGPAQVGKPALVCPALTVNIVGTLPVLSPGLGPTLGSPGKVRNAGKYLCPHCGRDCLKPSVLEKHIRSHTGERPFPCATCGIAFKTQSNLYKHRRTQTHLNHSRLSSESDGGGGSLLEEGDKAGESSRADVLGDSSSQRVGDGARSERPLSPGTQDAGRCLVPAMHLSSVAKTLGLKLEAVPCPGSTFADRETPVDSAHTASPGLALPGSQPRWKLPEQTSPTAGRLCSLQQQQAATSSEKPWDTKALEGRLRKCESTDSGYLSRSDSAEQPPAPGSPLRGLLEHSAESEGEVALGPGGPGLQLEKKKLEERIAWLISHNQAVVDDSQLDNVRPRKTVLCKQGSIDLPMPYTYKDSFHFDIRALQPGRRKPATLSSARSTFTPPDKAPPLFFRSVPTQLSTTVACVPVTRSNSLPFVEGTRTWQEPPDPQDACPRRQKPLSPRPAPARLVDVPSSHPRALVRQAAVEDLPCPPTGDSLVPAEDLDGNRAAAGEGAASKGRAASKKCSQRKLKMFSQDKWQVYGNETFKRIYQKMKTSCHGGKKAREMTMGSGTELDLPLQEELAGNEGTVLSQDRRSPVHGDTSVGAKPGPCQNPLGPEGILVMESPKQREMVARAGGSDQPRVNRAMSPPTLSCREPSCSGGESPLLSPNRKLELGCQLPPVPGPLRGGDIETPKLVLPDPQLEGGTLGGGDKKEPCQWTQTVPRRPSGSSGEPQPSEDKLPSERKKLKVEKLSCQEHSEPLGTEREALGGPMQAASPPSQNQDSDPGDKPGELHGSADGMARGRAGQPGRPLEISGAASATPSVAQRQAELGEEILPCPAATSLGHHSHAASGVLTALADTTFPPKYLLKLPQGETCPPPSVTPRPGEGQDPVCRSRRPEELASFVGSGLGTRLPPCPASGLATSGAHSFKEDPSCSRPWDRRKGVQGEEKGDLDTYTPAGGQSSGSSAGTPRETASFLPTPACASRQSGPPDVRHLCVGSTAVGARPSGGAPNPCALRELGGTPENVPEGPPSEPLAGLSSCCSFLTAPIPPSWPELASCAHSETQWSFRAHGPFPSLRAEPRLTWCCLSRSLPLPTEQKEKAASVYLALHFLGGSTQDKGPDTQPVSKTVGGRMKTGLGQGGQVQTSKLSCPVASGIVSQERLSESEGKKGLLWRKAKMFRGNGKQKLSVCSRRYKGSFLQSRVQLRGSGLRRPLRVLRRDRHPSPLEGLDPRGTCKQPSSEMADAVAVNIAVLVPLRICIFVSFG
- the ZNF831 gene encoding zinc finger protein 831 isoform X3; protein product: MEVPGLTRPASPARDQPATAPGHTGAPGGQVSPHLTLSPVILPPEQGLAPTVFLKALPIPLYHTVPPGGLQPCAPLVTRSLDGGGAPFLLSPLLRPEGPGPAQVGKPALVCPALTVNIVGTLPVLSPGLGPTLGSPGKVRNAGKYLCPHCGRDCLKPSVLEKHIRSHTGERPFPCATCGIAFKTQSNLYKHRRTQTHLNHSRLSSESDGGGGSLLEEGDKAGESSRADVLGDSSSQRVGDGARSERPLSPGTQDAGRCLVPAMHLSSVAKTLGLKLEAVPCPGSTFADRETPVDSAHTASPGLALPGSQPRWKLPEQTSPTAGRLCSLQQQQAATSSEKPWDTKALEGRLRKCESTDSGYLSRSDSAEQPPAPGSPLRGLLEHSAESEGEVALGPGGPGLQLEKKKLEERIAWLISHNQAVVDDSQLDNVRPRKTVLCKQGSIDLPMPYTYKDSFHFDIRALQPGRRKPATLSSARSTFTPPDKAPPLFFRSVPTQLSTTVACVPVTRSNSLPFVEGTRTWQEPPDPQDACPRRQKPLSPRPAPARLVDVPSSHPRALVRQAAVEDLPCPPTGDSLVPAEDLDGNRAAAGEGAASKGRAASKKCSQRKLKMFSQDKWQVYGNETFKRIYQKMKTSCHGGKKAREMTMGSGTELDLPLQEELAGNEGTVLSQDRRSPVHGDTSVGAKPGPCQNPLGPEGILVMESPKQREMVARAGGSDQPRVNRAMSPPTLSCREPSCSGGESPLLSPNRKLELGCQLPPVPGPLRGGDIETPKLVLPDPQLEGGTLGGGDKKEPCQWTQTVPRRPSGSSGEPQPSEDKLPSERKKLKVEKLSCQEHSEPLGTEREALGGPMQAASPPSQNQDSDPGDKPGELHGSADGMARGRAGQPGRPLEISGAASATPSVAQRQAELGEEILPCPAATSLGHHSHAASGVLTALADTTFPPKYLLKLPQGETCPPPSVTPRPGEGQDPVCRSRRPEELASFVGSGLGTRLPPCPASGLATSGAHSFKEDPSCSRPWDRRKGVQGEEKGDLDTYTPAGGQSSGSSAGTPRETASFLPTPACASRQSGPPDVRHLCVGSTAVGARPSGGAPNPCALRELGGTPENVPEGPPSEPLAGLSSCCSFLTAPIPPSWPELASCAHSETQWSFRAHGPFPSLRAEPRLTWCCLSRSLPLPTEQKEKAASVYLALHFLGGSTQDKGPDTQPVSKTVGGRMKTGLGQGGQVQTSKLSCPVASGIVSQERLSESEGKKGLLWRKAKMFRGNGKQKLSVCSRRSESARGAISCLFRIACWLWAQRGGGGGWLQTNVRKLLSQHKFTGWQWNTPWNHEGDFSSYRWAR